In the Selenomonas sp. AB3002 genome, one interval contains:
- a CDS encoding ATP-dependent helicase — protein sequence MNTSFTTRPSWAPTAVLPIADIKPLTVCESSHPNLNEQQLAALTPLAGHTLINSGAGTGKSTVLVARMQTILWKCPKAKILMLTFSRKAALELKARIGFTPNCQVSTFHSIAYHLLMANGFSQYRVDTNEASRDQLISRLIGKEDTTIEQVVRSLNRLSDIDATTEKIKAKYFNALIKSRLLTFDTMQPFALKLLLKEENVLHQLQDTWDFILVDEYQDTDEVQQRFIELMSAKSNNVCVVADIRQAIYSFRGAEPAIVSTFATTAKVHELTVNYRSTPPIIGLANKIMPNEPPLIAASSDMSSYPQYLTAIDEADEASHIIQQIRKLHRDGIKYRDMAVLYRSSSLSEAILPQLLEAKVPFVCKSHVSLKFSRQPYLGIIKLINYALLPIENNFKAIMPFLYLGKYLLKDIKALAKKESLDYLAAAQKLPLPYFHLDYLASMSQALDSISPSTATSSAINTLLKAGYGKYIGEVLVPVIRAWSEELTEYGNLTTFMTKLYALQEQVKQIQANATQHHNDCVQLMTIHASKGLEFNTVFLIGCYDGALPSTRDGVDQEEERRLLYVAVTRAKKNLYISYPTNSNNSTDENKASRFLQEAFSVAN from the coding sequence CTTGCCGCACTGACACCTCTTGCCGGGCATACACTCATAAACAGTGGAGCAGGTACAGGGAAGTCTACCGTGCTGGTGGCGCGTATGCAGACAATCCTCTGGAAATGCCCCAAAGCCAAGATTCTTATGCTGACTTTCTCCCGGAAAGCTGCACTTGAACTCAAGGCCCGTATCGGCTTCACACCCAACTGCCAGGTATCGACCTTCCACTCCATCGCCTATCACTTACTTATGGCCAACGGATTCAGCCAGTACAGAGTAGATACCAATGAAGCTTCCCGCGACCAGCTTATCTCTAGGCTCATTGGCAAAGAGGACACTACCATTGAGCAGGTAGTCAGGTCTCTCAATCGCTTGTCCGACATAGATGCCACCACGGAGAAGATCAAAGCTAAGTATTTCAATGCCTTGATAAAGAGCCGTTTGCTGACGTTCGATACCATGCAGCCCTTTGCCCTGAAGCTGCTCCTAAAAGAAGAAAATGTCCTCCATCAGCTGCAGGACACATGGGATTTCATACTGGTTGACGAGTATCAGGACACCGATGAAGTACAGCAAAGGTTCATTGAGCTTATGTCAGCCAAGTCTAACAACGTATGCGTGGTAGCTGACATTCGCCAAGCCATATACAGTTTCCGAGGTGCTGAGCCAGCTATCGTATCCACCTTTGCCACCACTGCCAAAGTACACGAACTAACGGTAAACTACCGCAGCACGCCACCAATCATAGGACTGGCAAACAAAATCATGCCAAATGAGCCACCTCTTATCGCCGCTTCTTCTGACATGTCATCCTACCCTCAATACCTGACGGCCATTGATGAGGCTGATGAGGCCAGCCATATCATCCAGCAGATAAGAAAGCTCCACCGTGATGGCATCAAGTATAGGGATATGGCCGTCCTCTACCGTTCATCATCCCTCAGTGAAGCTATACTACCTCAACTGCTGGAAGCAAAAGTCCCATTTGTCTGCAAGAGTCATGTCTCTTTGAAGTTCTCGCGCCAGCCATACCTGGGCATCATCAAGTTGATAAACTACGCTCTCTTGCCCATCGAGAACAACTTCAAGGCCATAATGCCCTTCCTGTATCTTGGCAAATACCTTCTCAAAGACATCAAGGCACTAGCCAAGAAAGAATCGCTGGATTATCTTGCCGCCGCCCAGAAGCTTCCCCTGCCATACTTCCACCTTGATTATCTTGCCTCCATGTCCCAAGCCCTGGACAGCATAAGTCCTTCTACAGCTACCAGCTCCGCCATCAATACTTTACTGAAAGCTGGGTACGGCAAGTATATAGGCGAGGTTCTTGTCCCTGTTATCAGAGCATGGAGCGAAGAACTGACTGAGTATGGCAATCTCACCACCTTCATGACCAAGCTCTACGCCCTGCAGGAGCAGGTGAAGCAGATACAGGCCAACGCCACCCAGCACCACAATGATTGTGTCCAGCTCATGACCATACATGCCAGCAAAGGCCTTGAGTTCAACACAGTCTTCCTGATAGGTTGCTACGACGGTGCCCTTCCTTCCACCCGTGATGGCGTGGATCAGGAAGAAGAACGCCGTCTCCTGTATGTAGCCGTGACAAGGGCCAAAAAGAACCTCTACATCAGCTATCCCACTAACAGCAATAACTCCACAGACGAAAATAAGGCCTCCCGCTTTTTGCAGGAGGCCT